A portion of the Sandaracinobacteroides saxicola genome contains these proteins:
- a CDS encoding TonB-dependent receptor translates to MKYLLLAATLLATPTFSQTPAATTAAEEEVGEIIVTAQKSAQKLIDVPVTITAYSGETLQRLGIGQFDQLSAFVPGLNIQEQSPNNPGFVIRGITSDSGSAQEAARVTVYYNGVDVSRSRGSYFDLFDLERVEVVKGPQATLFGTASAIGAVSVISARPSPGTSGNLSAAYGNFEQFRLSGMLNSAGEQWGARLAFAVKKRDGVVPNLSGLPGSNRPAGPKSEDLNGQDQIGVRGSLFAQFSDSLRADLIVTYDGQKAPGTAFKSGNLPPTGGNTSPYAPAELGGSPFSAQVLGAPALGLNRNVWDVNLTLRWKPDASPFSVTSITGWRRFDSLEVFDADGSPAWFLEFAEDARGRQLSHETRVNYDGDRIRGFVGANIFHETGSQRVPFSTEEGTYLQCAARLIPGLPCVDAGGTVRANAATALLTRGAATVLPYSSEFRNEGDITTGGIFADITVLPTPRLELTAGARLLWERRTSGYFARQPNSVITRAPLLPIVDTGGATFTARDTSDAFLPRFNALFRATDRINFYATISKGRRSPIVQLASAPGPVPARTNIPAETVWNYEGGVKAGFGAISGSLGIFHQTYDNFQVQISEGGRVVTRNAGSAKNTGVEAELNARPIPQLLLFGNVGYIDAKIDNIPQNGIFAGQRFRLQPKWQAAAGATLTLGLTETIDFVATPTVTHRSSLFFELPNRPNIAQGPVTLVNLRAGVQASDGRWQLTAFANNLTDKEYLLDAGNTGGAFGTPTFIRGLPRLYGLEATVRF, encoded by the coding sequence ATGAAATATCTGCTTCTCGCCGCGACTTTGCTCGCCACGCCCACGTTCAGCCAGACACCCGCCGCCACGACAGCGGCGGAGGAGGAGGTGGGCGAAATCATCGTCACCGCGCAGAAAAGCGCCCAGAAGCTGATCGACGTGCCCGTCACCATCACCGCCTACAGCGGCGAAACCCTGCAACGCCTCGGCATCGGCCAGTTCGACCAGCTTTCCGCCTTCGTCCCCGGCCTGAACATCCAGGAACAGTCGCCCAACAACCCCGGCTTTGTCATCCGTGGCATCACGTCCGACAGCGGCAGCGCGCAGGAGGCCGCCCGCGTCACCGTCTATTACAACGGTGTCGATGTCAGCCGCTCGCGCGGCAGCTATTTCGACCTGTTCGACCTCGAACGCGTCGAGGTCGTGAAAGGCCCGCAGGCGACGCTGTTCGGCACCGCGTCGGCCATCGGCGCGGTCAGCGTGATCAGCGCCCGCCCAAGCCCGGGGACCAGCGGCAACCTGTCCGCCGCCTATGGCAATTTCGAACAGTTCCGCCTGTCCGGCATGCTCAACAGCGCCGGCGAGCAATGGGGCGCGCGCCTCGCCTTCGCCGTGAAGAAACGCGACGGCGTCGTGCCCAACCTCTCCGGTCTGCCGGGCAGCAACCGCCCCGCCGGCCCCAAGAGCGAGGATCTGAACGGCCAGGACCAGATCGGCGTCCGCGGTTCGCTGTTTGCGCAGTTCAGCGACAGCCTGCGCGCCGACCTGATCGTCACCTATGATGGCCAAAAAGCCCCCGGCACCGCCTTCAAATCGGGCAACCTGCCCCCCACCGGCGGCAACACCAGCCCCTATGCCCCGGCGGAGCTCGGCGGCTCGCCCTTCAGCGCGCAGGTCCTCGGCGCCCCGGCGCTCGGCCTCAACCGCAACGTCTGGGACGTGAACCTGACGCTGCGCTGGAAACCCGACGCCTCGCCCTTCAGCGTCACCAGCATCACCGGCTGGCGCCGCTTCGACAGCCTCGAAGTGTTCGATGCCGACGGCTCCCCCGCCTGGTTCCTGGAATTCGCCGAGGACGCGCGCGGCCGCCAGCTCAGCCACGAAACCCGCGTCAACTATGACGGCGACCGCATCCGCGGCTTCGTCGGCGCCAACATCTTCCACGAAACCGGCAGCCAGCGCGTGCCCTTCAGCACCGAGGAAGGCACCTACCTCCAGTGCGCCGCCCGCCTCATCCCCGGACTGCCCTGCGTCGACGCCGGCGGCACCGTGCGCGCCAACGCCGCCACCGCCCTCCTCACGCGCGGTGCCGCCACCGTCCTCCCCTATTCATCCGAATTCAGGAATGAGGGCGACATCACGACAGGCGGGATCTTCGCCGACATCACCGTCCTCCCCACCCCGCGGCTCGAACTCACCGCCGGCGCCCGCCTGCTGTGGGAACGTCGCACCAGCGGCTATTTCGCCCGCCAGCCGAACAGTGTCATCACCCGCGCGCCGCTGCTCCCCATCGTCGATACCGGCGGCGCCACCTTCACCGCGCGCGACACCAGCGACGCCTTCCTGCCGCGCTTCAACGCGCTGTTCCGCGCCACCGACCGCATCAACTTCTACGCCACCATCAGCAAGGGCCGCCGCAGCCCCATCGTGCAGCTCGCCAGCGCCCCCGGTCCCGTGCCCGCCCGCACCAACATCCCGGCGGAAACCGTCTGGAACTATGAAGGCGGGGTGAAGGCCGGCTTCGGCGCGATCAGCGGCTCGCTCGGCATCTTCCACCAGACCTACGACAATTTCCAGGTGCAGATTTCCGAGGGCGGCCGCGTCGTCACCCGCAACGCCGGCAGCGCGAAAAACACCGGCGTGGAGGCGGAGCTGAACGCCCGCCCCATCCCGCAGCTGCTGCTGTTCGGCAATGTCGGCTATATCGATGCCAAGATCGACAATATCCCGCAGAACGGCATTTTCGCCGGCCAGCGCTTCCGCCTGCAACCCAAATGGCAGGCCGCCGCCGGCGCCACGCTCACGCTGGGCCTGACCGAGACGATCGACTTTGTCGCCACCCCCACCGTCACCCACCGCAGCAGCCTGTTCTTCGAACTGCCCAACCGCCCCAATATCGCCCAGGGGCCCGTCACCCTCGTCAACCTGCGCGCCGGCGTGCAGGCCAGCGACGGCCGCTGGCAGCTGACCGCCTTCGCCAACAACCTGACGGACAAGGAATATCTGCTCGACGCCGGCAACACCGGCGGCGCCTTCGGCACCCCCACCTTCATCCGCGGCCTCCCCCGCCTCTACGGGCTGGAGGCCACCGTCCGTTTCTGA
- a CDS encoding peptide chain release factor 3 has translation MAATNERRTFAIISHPDAGKTTLTEKLLLAGGAIHIAGEVRARGDRRRAASDWMKIEQQRGISVTSSVMTFERDDITFNLLDTPGHEDFSEDTYRTLTAVDSAVMVIDAAKGIEAQTRKLFEVCRLRDVPIITFVNKVDREGRDAFALMDEVADTLALDVTPLTWPVGMGGTLKGVWDFASHSLLLPGGGVRRFAGLADPALDAAIGADEAAAFREEAALALGGYGALDAESYRAGNQTPVLFGSALRDLTVEQLLAALALLAPGPRAQPALPAAVMPDEPEVAGFVFKVQANMNPQHRDRIAFMRLCSGRFRRGMKLKQVSTGKMIAVHSPILFMARDRNLAEEAFPGDIIGIPNHGVLRVGDTLTEGRMLNFTGIPNFAPEILRRVRLLDPTRSKQLRGALTDMAEEGVTQLFRPMIGSAWIVGVVGALQLDVLIARLEAEYNVAAEFEPSPFETARWISADDPAVLKAFVEANRSACAEDRDGAPVYLARDGWELKYTADRNPGLRFSATRERA, from the coding sequence ATGGCTGCGACCAACGAACGGCGCACCTTTGCCATCATTTCGCACCCCGACGCGGGCAAGACGACGCTGACCGAGAAGCTGCTGCTGGCCGGCGGGGCGATCCACATCGCCGGCGAGGTGCGGGCGCGCGGCGACCGGCGGCGGGCGGCGAGCGACTGGATGAAGATCGAGCAGCAGCGCGGCATCAGCGTGACGTCGAGCGTGATGACCTTCGAGCGCGACGACATCACCTTCAACCTGCTGGACACGCCGGGGCACGAGGATTTCAGCGAGGACACCTATCGCACGCTGACCGCGGTGGATTCGGCGGTGATGGTGATCGACGCGGCGAAGGGCATCGAGGCGCAGACGAGGAAGCTGTTCGAGGTGTGCCGGCTGCGCGACGTGCCGATCATCACCTTCGTGAACAAGGTGGACCGGGAGGGGCGCGACGCCTTTGCCCTGATGGACGAGGTGGCGGACACGCTGGCGCTGGACGTGACGCCGCTGACCTGGCCGGTGGGGATGGGGGGCACGCTGAAAGGGGTGTGGGATTTCGCGAGCCACAGCCTGCTGCTGCCCGGCGGCGGGGTGCGGCGGTTCGCGGGGCTGGCGGATCCGGCGCTGGATGCGGCGATCGGGGCGGACGAGGCGGCGGCGTTCCGGGAGGAGGCGGCGCTGGCGCTGGGGGGCTATGGCGCGCTGGACGCGGAGAGTTACCGCGCGGGGAACCAGACGCCGGTGCTGTTCGGCTCGGCGTTGCGCGACCTGACGGTGGAGCAGCTGCTGGCGGCGCTGGCGTTGCTGGCGCCGGGGCCGCGGGCGCAGCCGGCGCTGCCGGCGGCGGTGATGCCGGACGAGCCGGAAGTGGCGGGGTTCGTGTTCAAGGTGCAGGCGAACATGAACCCGCAGCATCGCGACCGGATCGCCTTCATGCGGCTGTGTTCGGGACGGTTCCGGCGGGGCATGAAGCTGAAGCAGGTGTCCACCGGCAAGATGATCGCGGTGCACAGCCCGATCCTGTTCATGGCGCGCGACCGCAACCTGGCGGAGGAGGCGTTTCCGGGCGACATCATCGGCATCCCGAACCATGGCGTGCTGCGGGTGGGGGATACGCTGACCGAGGGGCGGATGCTGAACTTCACGGGCATCCCCAATTTCGCGCCGGAAATCCTGCGGCGGGTGCGGTTGTTGGACCCGACGCGGTCGAAGCAGCTGCGGGGTGCCCTGACCGACATGGCGGAGGAGGGGGTGACGCAGCTGTTCCGGCCGATGATCGGCAGCGCCTGGATCGTCGGCGTGGTGGGGGCCTTGCAGCTGGACGTGCTGATCGCGCGGCTGGAGGCCGAGTATAATGTGGCGGCCGAGTTCGAGCCGAGCCCGTTCGAGACGGCGCGCTGGATTTCGGCGGATGATCCGGCGGTGTTGAAGGCGTTCGTGGAGGCGAACCGCAGCGCCTGCGCCGAGGATCGCGACGGCGCGCCGGTGTATCTGGCGCGCGACGGCTGGGAGCTGAAGTACACCGCCGACCGCAACCCGGGGCTGCGGTTCAGCGCGACTCGGGAGCGCGCCTGA
- a CDS encoding D-alanyl-D-alanine carboxypeptidase family protein encodes MPIQDSRVRRSLLSLAALAAASLAAPAAAASLVGQPKYAAALIDAKSGELLYSRMADEPRYPASITKVMTLYLAFEQLAAGRLRLDDRLTVSRFAANQRPSRLGLRPGTTISVDEAIRAIACKSANDMAVALAERLAGSESAFAELMTLRARQLGMANTSFYNASGLPDARQLTTARDIATLSRAMIRSFPQYYGYFQQPSFTYGPTIMQNHNHLLRTMPGVDGIKTGFTNAAGFTLAASAVRDGRRLVAVVLGAPARRARDSNVESLLNAGFDVLSARTRGARVAVADLLAEPGDLNDELLTGLVEQGSADPQPRALSRVTYRPR; translated from the coding sequence ATGCCGATTCAAGACTCTAGGGTAAGGCGTTCACTTCTGAGTCTAGCCGCGCTGGCCGCCGCATCCCTCGCCGCGCCCGCCGCCGCCGCCAGCCTGGTCGGCCAGCCCAAATATGCCGCCGCCCTCATCGACGCGAAATCCGGCGAACTCCTCTACTCCCGCATGGCGGACGAACCCCGCTATCCCGCCTCCATCACCAAGGTGATGACCCTCTACCTCGCCTTCGAACAGCTCGCCGCCGGCCGCCTCCGCCTCGATGACCGCCTCACCGTCAGCCGCTTCGCCGCCAACCAGCGCCCCTCCCGCCTCGGCCTCCGCCCTGGCACCACCATCAGCGTGGACGAGGCGATCCGCGCCATCGCCTGCAAAAGCGCCAACGACATGGCGGTCGCGCTTGCCGAACGCCTCGCCGGCTCCGAATCCGCCTTTGCCGAGCTGATGACGCTGCGCGCCCGCCAGCTCGGCATGGCCAACACCAGCTTCTACAACGCCTCCGGCCTGCCCGATGCCCGCCAGCTCACCACCGCGCGCGACATCGCCACCCTCAGCCGCGCCATGATCCGCAGCTTCCCGCAATATTATGGCTATTTCCAGCAGCCGTCCTTCACCTACGGCCCCACCATCATGCAGAACCACAACCATCTTCTGCGCACCATGCCCGGCGTCGATGGCATCAAGACCGGCTTCACCAACGCCGCCGGCTTCACGCTCGCCGCGTCGGCCGTCCGCGATGGCCGGCGCCTGGTCGCCGTCGTCCTCGGCGCCCCCGCCCGCCGCGCGCGGGACAGCAATGTCGAATCGCTCCTCAACGCCGGTTTCGACGTGCTCTCCGCCCGCACCCGCGGCGCCCGCGTCGCCGTCGCCGACCTGCTCGCCGAACCCGGCGACCTCAACGATGAACTGCTGACCGGCCTCGTCGAACAGGGCAGCGCCGACCCGCAACCCCGGGCGCTCAGCCGCGTTACCTACCGTCCCCGCTGA